Proteins encoded together in one Cydia pomonella isolate Wapato2018A chromosome 10, ilCydPomo1, whole genome shotgun sequence window:
- the LOC133521784 gene encoding uncharacterized protein LOC133521784 has protein sequence MDDLLLRRLRLINDKLTTDIEVIPVTINSENLGQAQITYSKLDASLKRLDNDLMEYFRLASTPASDEICLLSGLQLQAEETLAELKVKIDQITLKSNATEKPPEANASCRLPKLQLPVYSGDVLFWCEFWDSFKSNIDSRNLPDVDKLSYLKASVTGDAKKAIEGLSTTNANYRIAISILKERFGKTSHLIDAHYATLYKVKMAKSTAEDCRKTFNEVERNLKILESLGENINHNHLRFMLLEKFPPDLVYEIKLKVNDDSIQEIRNQLDRIITAKEDAERISGRKRTHEAEDSTVGTLHINVKRARSAYQPKQQQGPPKKQNPQGGFDRRPERKNKFDSINKPNKWNRPKQTPTSNKDQPEPQQGSSKGRTAWTCIFCKGDHYNDKCSEATTLAERKKRLGKKCFMCLKLGHFIKDCKNKRKCSICCSETPHNRALCHLNFQKNTAMKKQS, from the coding sequence TTATTCCTGTTACCATTAATTCAGAGAACTTAGGGCAGGCTCAAATTACTTACAGTAAATTAGATGCATCTCTGAAAAGACTTGACAACGACTTGATGGAGTACTTTCGCTTGGCTTCGACACCTGCTTCTGATGAAATATGTTTACTGAGTGGATTGCAACTTCAAGCAGAGGAGACTTTGGCTGAACTTAAAGTGAAGATCGATCAAATAACTTTGAAAAGCAACGCTACAGAGAAACCTCCGGAAGCGAATGCCTCGTGCCGACTCCCTAAACTTCAGCTGCCGGTGTATAGTGGAGACGTGCTCTTTTGGTGTGAGTTCTGGGACTCCTTCAAGAGCAACATTGATTCAAGAAATCTGCCTGATGTTGACAAGCTCTCCTATCTTAAAGCCTCGGTGACGGGAGATGCCAAGAAAGCCATAGAGGGTCTGTCTACTACTAATGCTAATTATAGAATAGCCATATCAATCCTGAAGGAGCGTTTCGGCAAGACCTCTCATCTCATTGACGCGCATTATGCAACACTATATAAGGTTAAGATGGCCAAAAGCACCGCTGAAGACTGTAGAAAGACATTCAACGAAGTTGAACGAAATCTCAAAATTTTGGAATCATTAGGTGAAAACATCAATCACAATCATCTTCGTTTTATGTTGCTGGAGAAATTTCCACCCGATCTAGTTTACGAAATTAAGCTGAAGGTTAATGATGATTCTATACAAGAAATCAGGAACCAATTAGATAGAATTATTACCGCAAAAGAGGATGCTGAAAGGATTTCAGGAAGAAAACGCACGCATGAAGCAGAAGATAGTACAGTCGGAACTCTACATATAAATGTGAAACGTGCAAGAAGCGCATATCAACCCAAACAGCAGCAAGGTCCCCCTAAGAAACAAAATCCTCAAGGAGGTTTTGATAGAAGACCGGAAAGGAAGAATAAGTTTGATAGTATTAATAAACCCAACAAATGGAACAGACCAAAACAAACTCCGACTTCTAACAAGGATCAACCAGAACCTCAGCAGGGCTCTTCGAAGGGGAGAACAGCGTGGACATGCATCTTTTGCAAAGGTGATCATTACAATGATAAGTGCTCTGAAGCTACTACCTTAGCAGAAAGAAAGAAACGACTTGGAAAGAAATGCTTCATGTGTTTGAAGTTAGGCCACTTTATAAAAGACTGCAAGAACAAACGTAAGTGTAGCATTTGCTGTAGTGAGACACCGCATAACAGAGCTTTATGCCATTTAAATTTTCAGAAGAATACTGCAATGAAGAAACAGTCCTGA